The Bradyrhizobium sp. LLZ17 genomic sequence CGTGCTCTGGTACGACGGCAAGATTTCCGGCTTCGAGAGCCATGCGGGCTCGACGCCGATGCCGCTGCGGCGCGACGCGCTGGCGACGCTCTCCGAGATCGTACTGGCGATGGAGGCGATTGCAAAGAAGCACGGGCCGAACGCGGTCGGCACCATCGGAGAAGCCGTGATCGCCAACCCCTCGCGCAACGTCATTCCCGGCGAGATCGCCTTCACCATGGATTGCCGCAGCGCGGACGGCGCCATCATGGATGCACTCGATCGCGATCTTCGCGCCGCAATCGCCGAGACCGCCGCGCGGCGCAAGGTCGAGGTCCAGATCGATCTGGTCTGGCGCAAGCCGCCGACGCATTTCGATCCCAAGCTGATCGCAGCGGTCGAGAATGCGGCCAAGACGCTCGGCTATTCCTCCCGCCGCATCACCTCGGGCGCCGGCCACGACGCCTGCAACCTCAACACCGTCATGCCGGCGGCGATGGTGTTCGTCCCCTGCAAGGACGGAATCAGCCACAACGAGCTTGAAGACGCAACGCAACCCGACTGCGCCGCGGGCACCAACGTGCTGATGCACACGGTGCTGGCGATCGCCGGCGTCGCGTCCTGATCGGAGAAAGACATGCGCGGAGTTTTCGTCGACGCCAATGAAGCGCTCGCCGTGATCATGGAGCGGCTGGAGCAGCCCGGCGATCCCAAGGTGCGGATCCACAGGAATCCCGACATCAAGCCCGAGCAATACCCCGAAATCCTCGATGGCGCCGAGATCGCGATCGTCGATCACACCGCGCTGCCGACCGAGGTCGCGAAGAAATGCACGGGGCTCAAGCACGTCGTGTTCCTCGGCACCGGCGCACGCAGCTATATGAACCCGGAGGAGTTGGCCGAGCTCGGCATCTCCGTGCACCTGATCAAGGGCTATGGCGACACGGCGGTCGCGGAATGCGCGATCGCGCTGATGTGGGCTTCGGCCCGCGTCATCGCGATGATGGACCGCGAGATGCGCGCCGGCAATTGGCTGCGCGAGGACGGCATGCAGCTCACCGGCAAGACGCTCGGCCTGATCGGCTTCGGCGGTATTGCCGCGGAAGTCGCGCGCATTGCCTCGGGCAGCGGCATGAAGGTGATCGCCTGGAACCGCTCGGCGAAGAGCTGCCCGGGGGTCACGTTCACGGATCTCGACACGGTGCTAGGGACAAGCGACGTCGTATCGCTGCATCTGCTGCTCAACGACGAGACGCGCGGCATGATCACGCGCGAGAAGATCGCGAAGATGAAGCCCGGAATCATCCTCATCAACACCGCCCGCGCCGCGGTTGTCGACGAGACCGCGATGATCGATGCGTTGAAGTCCGGCCATATCCGCCATGCCGGCCTCGACGTCTTCAACATCGAGCCGCTACCCGGCGATCATCCGCTGACCAAGCTCCCGAACGTGACATTGTCGGCGCATTCGGCGTTCCGCACGCCGGAGGCGAGCGAGAACCTGATCGAGGCGGCGTGGGTCCACTGCCGCCGGATCGTGAAAGGATAGAAACCAACAATGGGTGATTATCGCACCATCAAGGCCGAAGCGCTCACCGATGCCGTCCGCACCATCGTCAAGGCCGGCGGCTCCAGCGATCGCGAGGCCGAACTGGTATCCACCAATCTCGTCGAGGCCAATCTGAAGGGACACGACTCGCACGGCGTCGGCATGATCCCGCGCTACGTCGAGAGCGTCACTACGGGCGGTCTCGCCGTGAACCAGCACGTCAAGATCGTGCTCGACACCGGTCCGCTTCTCACCCTCGACGGCCTCACCGGCTATGGCCAGGTGATCGGCCATGAAGCGATGGAGCTGGGTGCCGAGCGCGCCAAGCGCAGCGGCGTCTGCGTCGTTGGCCTCTCGAACTCGCATCACATCGGCCGCATCGGCCATTGGGCCGAGCAGTGCATCGCGCACGGGCTGGTCTCGATCCACTTCGTCAACGTACTCTCGCGCCCGATCGTGGCGCCCTGGGGCGGCAGCGACGCGCGCCATGGCACCAATCCGTTCTGCGTCGGCATCCCCCGCGCCGGCAAGGACCCGATCGTGCTTGATTTCGCCACCAGCAAGATCGCGCAAGGCAAGACCCGCGTCGCTCACAACAAGGGCGTCGAACTCGAGCCCGGCATTATCATCGACAATGAAGGCAAGCCCACCACCAATCCGCGCTACACCGTGATCCCGCCGCACGGCGCCATCCTGCCGTTCGGCGAGCACAAGGGCTCGGGGCTGGCGCTGGTGTGCGAAATCCTCGGCGGCGCGCTCTCCGGCGGGCAGGTGGTCAAGGGCCCGTCCGACGGCAAGCACAACGTCCTCAACGGCATGCTCTCGATCATCATCGACCCGCACAAGCTCGGCACCGGCGAAAACCTCGCGCGCGAAGTCGAGAGCTTCGTCGCCTGGCACACCGGCTCGCCGCCCGCCCCCGGCCTCGACAAGGTGAAGATCGCCGGCGAGCCCGAGCGCGAAACCAAGAAGAAGCGTCTTGCCGAGGGCATCCCGGTCGACCCGACGACATGGCGGGATATTTTGGAAGCGGGGAAGAGATTCGGGCTGGATCAGGCCGCGATCGAAAAGATCGCGGGGTAGGCAGAGCGAGACATGCTCGTCTTTCCTTCTCCCCTTGTGGGAGAAGGTGGCGCGAAGCGCCGGATGAGGGGTCTCTATCCACGCTCGCCATAGCAGATTAGATCGCGGAGAGAGACCCCTCACCCGTCTCGCCGCTTTCGCGGCGAGCCACCCTCTCCCACAAGGGGAGAGGGGAAGAACTAATCCACCATCTCCGCGATCGCCTTGCCGCAGGCCGTCGTGTCCGCGTTGCCGCCGAGATCCTTGGTGCGCAACGTGCGTTCGGCCAGCGTGCGCTCGATGGCATCGACGATTGATCGACCGGCTTCCTTCTCGCCCAAATGCTCCAACATCATCGCGCCCGACCAGATTGCACCGATCGGATTGGCAATGCCCTGCCCCGCGATGTCGGGCGCCGAGCCGTGCACCGGCTCGAACACCGACGGGAAATTCCCCTCGGGGTTGATGTTGCCGGACGGCGCGATGCCGATGGTGCCGGTACAGGCGGGGCCGAGGTCCGAGAGAATGTCGCCGAACAGATTGGAGCCGACCACGACGTCGAACCAGTCCGGATGCAGCACGAAATTCGCCGTGAGAATATCGATGTGGTACTTGTCCCACTTCACGCCCGGAAACTTCTTGGCCATCGCCTCCACGCGCTCGTCCCAATAGGGCATGGTGATGGAGATGCCGTTGGACTTGGTCGCCGAGGTCAGGTGCTTCTTCGGCCGCGACTGCGCGAGCTCGAAGGCGAATTTCAGGATGCGATCGACGCCGACGCGGGTCATCACCGTCTGCTGCGTGACGAACTCGCGATCGGTGTCGGGGAACATGCGGCCGCCGACCGAGGAATACTCGCCTTCGGTGTTCTCACGCACCACCCAGAAATCGATGTCGCCGGGCTTGCGGTTCGCCAGCGGCGACGGCACGCCGGGCATCAGCCGCACGGGGCGCAAATTCACATATTGGTCGAACTCGCGGCGGAATTTGATCAGCGAACCCCAGAGCGAGACGTGGTCCGGAATTTTCGCCGGCCAGCCGACTGCGCCAAAATAGATCGCGTCGTGCTTGCCGATCTTCTCTTTCCAATCGTCCGGCATCATCTGGCCGTGCTTCTCGTAATAGTCCCAGGACGAGAAGTCGAAATGGTCGAAATGCACGGCAATTCCGTGCTTCTTCGCCGCCGCCTCCAGCACGCGCAGGCCCTCCGGCATCACTTCCTTGCCGATGCCGTCGCCGGGAATGACTGCGATCCGGTATTGTTTCTTGCTCATCGAGAACGTCCTTGCTTCGTCCGGCAGCCGCCGCCTTTTTTGACCGCACTGCAATGGACCAAACTCGGTGACAGTGCAACGCTGCACTGCAATGTTGACCGTGGCGCGGCGTACCGCCTAGTGATTTCATCCTGTTCCCACCCTGCGAGTACACCCGATGGATCTGCATCTACGAGGCAAGCGCGTCCTGATCACAGGCGCGTCCAAGGGCATTGGTGCTGCCGCCGCCGAAGCGTTTGCCGAGGAAGGCGCTCATCTCCTGCTCGCCGCTCGCAACGGCGAACAGCTCAAGGCGCTGGCGGACGGCTTGCGTTCGGCGCACCAGATCGATGCCACGACGAGCATCGTCGACCTGCGCAGGCCCGAGGACCTGGCGCGGCTCGCCAGGGAAGCCGCGGACATCGACATCCTCGTCAACAATGCCGGCGACATTCCCGGCGGCTCCATCGACAAGATCGACGAGGCGACCTGGCGGCATGCCTGGGAGTTGAAAGTGTTCGGTTACATCAATCTCACGCGCATGATCTACGCGCAGATGAAGGCGAAGGGCGGCGGCGTCGTCATCAACGACATCGGGGCTGCCGGCGAGAAATTCGACGCCAACTACATCTGCGGCAGCGCCGGCAATGCGGCCCTGATGGCGTTTACGCGCGCGCTCGGCGGAAAGAGCCTCGCCGACAACATCCGCGTGGTCGGCATCAATCCCGGCCCGGTCGGCACCGAACGCCACGTGACACTGCTGAAGACCCGGGCCCAGCACCAATTCGGCGACGAGAGCCGCTACAGGGAATTCCAGAAAGGACTGCCGCTCGGCCGCCCCGCGCATGCACGCGAGATCGGTGACCTCATGGCGTTCCTTGCCTCGGATCGCGCCGGCTATACGTCCGGGGTCATCTATACCGTGGATGGCGGCATCAGCGCGGGATGGGGTTGATTGCTCCGAGATTATTTAGACGCCGTCGTTCCGGGGCGATGCGAAGCATCGAACCCGGAACCTCGAGATTCCGGGTTCGCCCTTCGGTCGCCCCGGAATGACAGTCCAGAGCTAGGAGTAAACACTTGTCTCAAGAGTTGATCCGCGCATCCGCGTGCACCGTTGTCGACAAGCTGCGATCCGGAGATGTCTCGCCGCTCGAGCTTCTGGATGTGCTGGAGCAGCGCATCGTCGAGGTCGACGGCAAGGTGAACGCGCTGCCCACGCTATGCTTCGATCGCGCCCGGACCCATGCGAGAGCGCTGATGCAGAAGCCGGCCGGCGCGCGCGGACTGCTCGCGGGTCTGCCGGTGCCGATCAAGGATCTGACCGATGTCGCCGGTGTGCTGAACACGCAGGGCTCGCCGATCTTCAGGGATAACATCCCCGCAAAGTCCGACCTCATGGTCGAGAACCTCGAGGCCAACGGCGCGGTCATCTACGCAAAATCCAACACGCCGGAATTCGGTGCCGGCGCCAACACCTTCAACGAGGTGTTCGGTGCAACCCTCAATCCCTGGGATACGTCCAGATCGGCGGCCGGCTCTTCAGGCGGCGCCGCGGTGGCGTTGGCAACCGGCATGGCCTGGCTCGCGCACGGCTCGGACATGGGGGGCAGCTTGCGCAGTCCCGCGAGCTTCTGCGGCGTCGTCGGCATGCGGCCGAGCATCGGCCGCGTCGCGCACACGCCGAAATCGGCGGTCGATCGCAACCTCGGCGTCCAGGGCCCGATGGCACGCAATGTCGAGGACCTCGCGCTGCTGCTCGACGCCATGAGCGGTGACTATGCCGCCGATCCGCTGTCGTTGCCGGCGCCTTTGACCTCGTTCCTGTCGGCGGCGCAATCGGGCAAGAAGCCCAAGCGCATCGCCTATTCGCCGGATCTCGGCATCACCCCGGTCGATCCCGAAGTAAAGGCGATCACGCGCAAAGCGGCGCAGCGCTTCGCGGACGCCGGCGCGATCGTCGAGGAAGCGCATCCGGATTGGCGCGAGGCACATGAATGCTTCCACGTGCTGCGCGCCTTCGATTTCGCGATCAGCAAGGCGAATCTCCTGCGCACCAAGCGCGACCTGCTCAAGCCGGAGGTGATCTGGAACATCGAGGAGGGCCTTAAGCTGACGATCGAGCAGATCGAGCGCGCCGAAGCGCAGCGCGTCGGGATGACCGCGCGCGCGATCGAGTTCTTCAAGACCTACGATCTGCTGCTGGTGCCGACCACGATCGTGCCGCCGTTCCCGATCGAGCACCGCTATGTCGCCGAATGCGCCGGCAAGAGGTTCGAGAACTACGTCGAGTGGCTCGGCATCGTCTACGCCATCACGCTGGCCTGCTGCCCGGCTCTGTCGTTGCCCTGCGGCTTCACGGTGTCAGGCCTGCCGGTCGGCGTGCAGGTGGTCGGCGCGCCGCGCGCAGATGCGCAGGTCATCGCGGGCGCAAAGGTGTTGGAAGATATTCTGGGTCTGAGTGGCACTACGCCGATCGATCCGAAGGTGAAGAAGTAAGGCGATCTACGCCGCGCGCTCGGTAGTTGCCCTCTCCCCTTGTGGGAGAGGGTGGCTCGCCGCATAGCGGCGAGACGGGTG encodes the following:
- a CDS encoding NAD(P)-dependent oxidoreductase, encoding MRGVFVDANEALAVIMERLEQPGDPKVRIHRNPDIKPEQYPEILDGAEIAIVDHTALPTEVAKKCTGLKHVVFLGTGARSYMNPEELAELGISVHLIKGYGDTAVAECAIALMWASARVIAMMDREMRAGNWLREDGMQLTGKTLGLIGFGGIAAEVARIASGSGMKVIAWNRSAKSCPGVTFTDLDTVLGTSDVVSLHLLLNDETRGMITREKIAKMKPGIILINTARAAVVDETAMIDALKSGHIRHAGLDVFNIEPLPGDHPLTKLPNVTLSAHSAFRTPEASENLIEAAWVHCRRIVKG
- a CDS encoding malate/lactate/ureidoglycolate dehydrogenase, yielding MGDYRTIKAEALTDAVRTIVKAGGSSDREAELVSTNLVEANLKGHDSHGVGMIPRYVESVTTGGLAVNQHVKIVLDTGPLLTLDGLTGYGQVIGHEAMELGAERAKRSGVCVVGLSNSHHIGRIGHWAEQCIAHGLVSIHFVNVLSRPIVAPWGGSDARHGTNPFCVGIPRAGKDPIVLDFATSKIAQGKTRVAHNKGVELEPGIIIDNEGKPTTNPRYTVIPPHGAILPFGEHKGSGLALVCEILGGALSGGQVVKGPSDGKHNVLNGMLSIIIDPHKLGTGENLAREVESFVAWHTGSPPAPGLDKVKIAGEPERETKKKRLAEGIPVDPTTWRDILEAGKRFGLDQAAIEKIAG
- a CDS encoding tartrate dehydrogenase; this encodes MSKKQYRIAVIPGDGIGKEVMPEGLRVLEAAAKKHGIAVHFDHFDFSSWDYYEKHGQMMPDDWKEKIGKHDAIYFGAVGWPAKIPDHVSLWGSLIKFRREFDQYVNLRPVRLMPGVPSPLANRKPGDIDFWVVRENTEGEYSSVGGRMFPDTDREFVTQQTVMTRVGVDRILKFAFELAQSRPKKHLTSATKSNGISITMPYWDERVEAMAKKFPGVKWDKYHIDILTANFVLHPDWFDVVVGSNLFGDILSDLGPACTGTIGIAPSGNINPEGNFPSVFEPVHGSAPDIAGQGIANPIGAIWSGAMMLEHLGEKEAGRSIVDAIERTLAERTLRTKDLGGNADTTACGKAIAEMVD
- a CDS encoding SDR family oxidoreductase produces the protein MDLHLRGKRVLITGASKGIGAAAAEAFAEEGAHLLLAARNGEQLKALADGLRSAHQIDATTSIVDLRRPEDLARLAREAADIDILVNNAGDIPGGSIDKIDEATWRHAWELKVFGYINLTRMIYAQMKAKGGGVVINDIGAAGEKFDANYICGSAGNAALMAFTRALGGKSLADNIRVVGINPGPVGTERHVTLLKTRAQHQFGDESRYREFQKGLPLGRPAHAREIGDLMAFLASDRAGYTSGVIYTVDGGISAGWG
- a CDS encoding amidase, whose protein sequence is MSQELIRASACTVVDKLRSGDVSPLELLDVLEQRIVEVDGKVNALPTLCFDRARTHARALMQKPAGARGLLAGLPVPIKDLTDVAGVLNTQGSPIFRDNIPAKSDLMVENLEANGAVIYAKSNTPEFGAGANTFNEVFGATLNPWDTSRSAAGSSGGAAVALATGMAWLAHGSDMGGSLRSPASFCGVVGMRPSIGRVAHTPKSAVDRNLGVQGPMARNVEDLALLLDAMSGDYAADPLSLPAPLTSFLSAAQSGKKPKRIAYSPDLGITPVDPEVKAITRKAAQRFADAGAIVEEAHPDWREAHECFHVLRAFDFAISKANLLRTKRDLLKPEVIWNIEEGLKLTIEQIERAEAQRVGMTARAIEFFKTYDLLLVPTTIVPPFPIEHRYVAECAGKRFENYVEWLGIVYAITLACCPALSLPCGFTVSGLPVGVQVVGAPRADAQVIAGAKVLEDILGLSGTTPIDPKVKK